The stretch of DNA AAGTTTTctcaattttacttttttctttttcttttttttttttttaagacgCTGCCATTATAACTGGTGCTGTATTTTAGTAAGAGGCATAAATTTTTATAATGTTCCAGAAAATGTGTATCATGTTTCTAAGTGTACACAGAATGTCAGGCCAGATCTAAATTTTATATCTAGTTTGGTTCTAGGCATTATTTGAAACACGGTATCACACATATTGTATTCATTTTAGCATAATTCTgtgtaaaataaagatatttccACATAGCTCTGTTTCAGTAGATAAATTGTGCCATGTCCATTCTCCTTTCCTAAAAACCCATCTGAAATTTCTGGTTACCCAGAGGCGATCAGTGCATTCCCTgtggctgtgccacagggaaTTTTGTACCTTGGATGATGTGAGGGAGCACTTCAGGATGTGACAAGCTtaatctcctcctcctcttctcctttgGTACTCCACTCACCATAGTGCAATGCACTGGAAAACCCCTCCTTTCTGATGGAGCAAAGGGCCTCTAGAtgtgccctgctgctccctctcgGGGGAGCGGGAGGCCAGTGACCCCAggaagaaaggcaggaaaaggacaGAGCAGCGGAAGCGCACTCTGGCTGCAGTGAAAGGGAGATGAAACACGTCTCCAGGAATCCTACTGCCACCTGTCACAACTCTGCTCTGGCACACTGACTCACAGCTGACAAGACACAGCAGGCCTGTGAACTGCTCCAGGCCCTGCTCCTGACCCACTGTGCAGCTTCCTTACGCGAGCAGGGATGCCCGGAGCAGCAGAAGGTTCTGTTCCCTGAGGTACTGCTGGAGAGCATGGagttttttgccttctttttccaTCTTCAGATGAGAACTCTCTTTCCTCTGAAACACTCTCACTTTGGCAGCCTGgtgctggttttgctgtttgtCCTGCTCCTGGGATTTTTGTTCTAGCGCTTCCTGCCGGGACTGCATTCTGCTCCTCAGGAACTCCTACATAAAGACATTCAAAACTGTACAGTCAGCCCTCATGCCAAATTTCATCCTCACTTTTCATctctgtccagctctggggccctcAGCATTAGAAGGAGATGACCTGCTGGAGTCCAGAGGAGGATCACAAAGATGCTcagaggactggagcacctctgctatggagccaggctgagagaactggggttgttcagcctggagaaggctctggggagaccttagagcTCCTTCTGTCGCCTAAAGGGGCtacaggagctggagagggaccttttacaagggcatggagtgatagGGAGAATGGCTTTATGAATGAATGAAAAAGAGTAGGTTTAGGTTAGGGATTAGGAAGacattctttcctgtgaggatgGAGAGGCACtagcacaggttgcccagagaagctgtgcatgctccatccctggcaggtTCGACAGGGGgttctgagcagcctggtctagtggatggtgtccctgcccatggcaggcgGGGTCAGGACTACATGAATACAATCCAAACCATCCTACAGTACTAGGATTCTCACTAGGAGAAGTCAGAAATGGATATAATCTAAGGAATTTCATTCCTTTCATGCAGAAAGACTTATTTTATGGCAGAGATAAGGAATTTTACTTTCTACCTTTCATCTTTACACACATGCCAAAAAAATGTTACCCTTTTTTATCTCTAAATGATATAGTTATATTGGATGTAAAACAGGTGAAGTATACAAATACTCCAGATACTGACACTGCTGGAAACAtggcagaagaagaaaataacttcTGAAATTGCCCTTACCAGCCTCTCTTTCTCACAGCTCCTTTTGTTGCTTTCTGCCTGCAACTCCTCTCTCTTCAAATGCTGTGTCTTTAAGAACTGAAGCCTCTGCCttgccttcctctcctcctcctcttgaAAGAAGGattccttcctgctcctctcagccccagcagcctggagcagTGCCATGTGCTGCAAAGCTCTCTCTTTGTGCTCCAGCTGTTTCTCCAGCACTTGCAATGTTCTCTGACGCAATTGTTGCctgtttccaaaacaaaatttctcaaaTTTCCCATAAAGAAAGAGCAATAAAAAGGAGAGACAGTGCATGAGACACAAAGCAGATATTTTGGCAATCCGTGTTCAGTTAATAGTCCAGGACTCTTTGTTCGGTTATGAGGATTAAGCCTGTGTCCAGAACAGAGGTAGCAAAAGCCCCAAATGGGCTGGTGCCTGATGTCAGCACTTCTGGTCTGAGAACAGGACTGAAAGAACTTGCCCTTGGAGATAATGTACCTACTGCCTCACACCTCAAGCACCAATTTTATTACCAGTAAGGAAGCACTGTGACCTCTCTGCAGTGTCCAGCAAAAAGCACAATATGGGATGTGCAGGGACTgaaggagagcagcagggagcagatgTTACCAACCTTCCAACATTTAGCACAAAAAGCAGTCAGTTCCCAGCATCACCTCTGGCTGTCCCGGCGCAGCTGGCGTCGGGTGCCATCTGCctcttgctgctgctccctcttcAGCTGCCTCTGTTCCTCTTGCCACCTTTTGTGCTCAATCTTGGCTCTGTTGAAGTCCAGCTCTTTCCACCTCTGCTGAGATGCACCACTAAGGATTGATTTATtctaagaggaaaaaagcaagcTGAACCCTTATTCCCAACAGTATATTTTTCTAATGCAAACTGTAAACacacaaaaccagaacagcCCAGTTTTAATGTCACTCCTGGGGCCTAGAAGCTACAAAGGCTCACAAATACTGCAATGTTGATTCCCATCCATTAAAACAGAGGATGATGCTAAAACTGTAGAAAACATTAGGCTTAATCAACAAAGAGGTGCCTGAAAATCCAGTCTAAAGAGTTCTCCATAGGTCAGTAGGCTGTGCTGTTCCAGTGTTGAGCCAATGCTTGAAAATCCCCAGTCTTTGGGTCAGCCTCTGGACTGGATGGAAAACCCAGGTTCTAACAACAAAACATATATATTCCTTACTAGATTTTATTAGCAAGAGAAATACCTGCCACCCTCTGGCCAAACCCAGAACATTCCTGGAGTTCTCTGCAGGTGTTTCAACTTTTCACCTCTTGCTGTCTGAGGCTTCTACCTATGCTCAAGCAgtctttgtgttttcttcagtaGTAGCTTCATTTCAATGCTGTGGTGTTGctgatttgtgtttttaaatgcaGTGTGCTGTGTACAGAGATGAAGGAGCACCTCAAGGCCTCTGTTCACAGTCAtatgaagtatttatttttgtactcCTTACAGTGCCCTTTATGAAGGAAGTGCAAGTAAACACCACCAAACCTTTAGACACCTATTTCAGTTTACATTTCTAGAGCTGCTAGGGGCTGGAACAGAGTTCCCCCAAAGTATTTTCCTCTGTCAAATGCATCCTTCTTCCTCCTATTCCAGGTGCAGTTAGCTTGCTCCTGCTGTCAGCTGCTCCTCTCCAAACAGAATGTATCCTTACAGTGCTTTCCTGGGGACAACTCAAATACCACAAGCTGGAAAACATCACAGGACTTCCAAATAGTGTTCCTGCCAGTCTTACATAGCATTTTGACTGGTTTCTCTTAACACATTGATCTGTATGGCTTCCCAGGGGCTGTAAACAGCTCTGTTCTTCAGTGTATTgctattcttaaaaaaaagaaaaaggtaccTTGTGAGTGTTTGTGTTTACTGACACACACAAGGAGAGATCAAAGAAAGAATCAGAAATGTTTTATAGGTGGGATGTGAACAAATGATGTTTTCCAACAGGTAAAGTACCAGCTTAAGGATGAGGAGACTTCTAGTTCCACTCCTGCCCTAACATGAACTCTGCTGTGGGCATCAGACGACTGCctaaactttctcttttttgcttTCAGTATCTGTAAAAGAGGAGTATTTATTTTGCTATCTAGTACAGCTGGCTGAGAAGCTTATTTAAAAGATATTAGATCTAACatacaaaaacattttatcaAAAGTACTGAGCAAAAATACCACAAGTGCCCTGTCCTGCACAATGTGGGTTCCCAAGTGGTTATGCATAACCATTATTCTACACAGGCATCATTTTTGTTGCTGCAAAAACCTTTGTGAAAGATCAAAGGAGAGAACATTCTCACATGACATAAACAAATCTCCTCGTCCTAAGAACTAAACCTGATTTGAACCAAATACTCACCATGATGCTTTTGTCTtttagaagatttaggggatgTGTGGATCTCCCAGCCAGCAGGTTGGTGGCACAGTGTGGTCTCTGCACACGAAGGGCTGATCTGATGGTCAGGCTGTCTTTCTCCAGCGATTGATTCACTTGGGCAAAGAAGCTCTGGCGCCTGAAGGGAAGCAGAGCACTgcttcccagggaagggctCCCCTGGGAATGCTGGATTGGAGCTTCTGCCACTCTGGACTCAAAAAGGCCTTTCAAATAAATTAGGGCAAGGACATATGAGAATATAGGAAActtataaaaagaaagaaaattaaaagaacaaaatgtcTGCTCATATGAAATATATTCAAGCATGGATTTTATAACATTTTCCTCTGAGGAAGTGGGACAGTTTTTAGTCTCCACAAAAGAGGCTCCAGCTTTTCAGAAACAAGTTTGTCATTGCATTTAGGCAAGAGTTTTGCCTGGGAAACTGAGTTTTGCCTGACCCTTCTTACAGCTACTCAGGCTAAAGGATTGTTTACATGGTATCTCACAGACAGGCATGAGCTGCTCTGAGATGAGTAAAAATGATGAATCTTTTGACAGGGCAAAGCCTGATGTCTACATCCTGCTGAGAGACAGGAGACATGAGCATGGGCACAACCTTGCTAACACAGCTTTTGAGTAACTGAGAACATGAGCAGAGTTTGCTCACACCTTTCTGCTAAGGACAGGACAGACCTGAGTGGCATGGAATGATGCTGGAACACCAGCTGAGAGGAAATCTGCACTCCTGTTCGACTTTTCATTCTCCCTCTTCCAGCAGTGTCACAAAGCAGTTACAGAGAAAGCTCTATGCTTTCAGAATCCTCTCTTAGAATGCCTGGAATTGTCACAAAGCTGAGAAGAGCAACAAATTGATCAAAATCATGATCCAGCCTCTTTTGGCCCTTCAGGGAACAAAATTCTACTCAGTGACATTATAAAGCAGTAATTTTCAGCACAGATAAGAGGATTTCTCTGCAGAACAATCCTGGTGAAATCTTGTTGCTATACACAGTCACAGTTAATGTtacatattaatttttaaagtaaggaaattttaatttatactgAGTTCCATATTTAGACCCCAAAAAGACCCCAAAAGCTGCTACTGCAGTAGCTGAGctgaaaaagccaaaaaaatctcaacttCCACCTGAAAATTCTTTTACCTTGAGAGAAGATGAGTAACTTCTCAAGCCACAGCACCATTAATACCTATATATAAAGATGGCATTATGGTATTTTCTTGGGAAGCACCAAGAATTTTGGTGCCAGATCTTATACATGATGCCATCCTGCACTGATATTATGTGCTAAGTCTTATGTTTGGGTAAAAGAGTTACAGTTCCAATACCATGCTCATGTTCAAAATTAGCTTCAGTTTCAGCATCCTGCTGTCTGCTCTCTGCTTCTTCTTTGTGATCTGTCTCCATTAACCAGCTGTCTGTGTTGACAGCAGCATCAACCACAGCATGAGCCATCTCCCTCTGAGGGCCCTACAAATAACAAGAAATGCAATCATAATCCAGAcctgataaggaaaaaaataggtttATTTAATGAATTTACAGCATAAAGACCTTAAGTTGCAACTGAAGCTTaagagagaatgaaaaaaaacaaattctgtgGGAGTTCTTTACTAAAGAAATAACTCATAGGTAATTTCTGATCACTTCCTGAGTTTCCTTATGTTTCCAAGTGACTTAAAGTACTTTTGCCTGAAGGGTCCAAGCTGGTACAAAAGAGATCAGGCcagaggagctctggctgaAATAGAGCCCTGCTTCTGGCACGTGCCAGAATTTGGATTCTAATCCTTGCAGAGCAATAGAAGTAAGCGTGGCAGCAGCTGGTGCATGTGAACCTCCTCCTTACTGATCCTCACCCAGTGCCCTGCTCACAAGCACCAAATCAGCTGCTGAGCACTACATAAGTCTCTTGAAGAGGGAGAGGGGACACCTCTAACAGGGTGAAGAAGTATGTTAAAAGAATCAATCAAGAGACTGCCTTGGTATGGAACAATCCCTACTGTAATCCTGATCCAGTGTCAAGTCTTCAGacgctttttcttttttttgcctttaccTCCTTCACACAGAAGCAGAATGTAGAGGGACTGGGCTATGCAACACTTCTCATATTCTGCATCCATGGAAGAGGTTCTAGAAGCCTGCTCTAGCCAGGGACAATGGCATCATAGCTCTTACCCCAGTCAAAGGAAGACAGTGTAGAGTCTCTCCATTCTTTAGCAGGCAGGCATAAGGACCAGGCCTTAAACCACTAATAATTGCTTACTACCAAGGGTAGTAAACTTGAAGTAACAAAGCAGATATTTTATACAAAAACAGGCCATATATTAACAGAAGAGCCAGGGTGAAGCACTTTATACCTTCTCAGTTTCTATAACCTCATGGTCCTCTTCCAAACAACGCCTAACATCTTTTGGAATGTTTTCCATCTGCAatctcttctcttcctttttctcttcctctctggaAACACTTTCTGAAGATGCAATCCTCAATTCAGACAGTTCCTGTTCTATTTTCTTGCTGAGGTTTTCTTCAGCCAAGCTTGCCCGTGGGATGAAGGCATTTTCCTGCTGCACTTTGCCCTCTGCAGGCCGTGTGGGATCCCAGGCTCCAAGGCAGCACTGAGGAAGCGAGGTACACCCCCAGCTGCACTTTGCACAGGGATGTGTGGAACACAGAGCCCCTGGGCAGCAATCCAGGTCCAGGTGACCCTGTCTGTGGTGCCCTGAGGCTCTGTATCCTGGTGCCACAAGGTATGGGTAATCCAAGCTTGAATCTACCACCATCTGCCTGGCTGCTAAAGgcatctgcagctccaggatgATGCGTTCGCTTAGGGGCAGGGGAATCCGCAGAGCTTGGACAGAAGACACCTCCTTAGTCTGCCCATTCCAGAAATTCACAAGCACTCCCCTTTCATTGTGTGCTGTGCATGTTGGGgggaagaaaacccaaacaagtaAAGTATTAGCAGCATGTCAAGCTGTGTGATTTATCTCCTAGAAAGCAGGAGGTAAAAGTATTGACTTGTGTTTCAGACAATTCTGTAACAAATTCCATGGTTTTATTCTTACAGgtttaaaatttgcttttcttctgaatttccTGTGAGGAGACAGCaagtataaaaaaatctcacttgTCACAGGTGGGATTTTACCCTGAAATAGCTGGAAAGTAGACTTACAGATAATCAGTTGACCCTCAGGAGGGTAAATAATGTTTTTTGCCTTATGCTGGGAGGatgccacccccagcccctcagtttTTTAGCAAGTTTTCACCCACAGGATAAAGCAAAGGCAAATCCCATGAACTGCATTAATTCTGACCCTGAAAAAAGGGCTTAGTACCAACAATAAAAACACAAAGATGAGAACCCAAGCAGCAGCAAGTGAATTCTCTGTGCTGGAGCCTGTTCTTTTCCCTACACAGTGACCAGCACCCATGGCAAGCCCAGTGCTGctaagaaaaccaaaacacccaGTACCTAAAGGTGCCTTTGTGTTCTCCACAACCCTGAGCACAGTGCCAGGGCCAAAACGTTTGGCTGGAGCCTCCCATGGTGCCAAGACCCTGTCCCCTGGAGCAAGAGGCTGTCGCCGGGCGTCTTCGTAGTGGAGAATGTCATAAACAGGCgtttcctgctgcccatgctggaCCTTGCCCTTCAGAGCATGACTTTGGTCAAACTCAATTAAAAAGCCTTCCCGGGAGCCCTGCAAGAGTAAAACATGTGGTTTGCAAGGCAATTTGCAAGGTCCAATTAACAGCCAAGCTTAAGTGCTAAGAGGGAAGTAGCAGAAACCCCAGGAAGTGGAATGTGATCTGGGAATGCAGCTTTCCTCTTCTACCAGGGTTTCACTGTACTGTGTCCATACCactttaaaagtaaataaaaagctGGGGCTTAAAGGGCTGAcagattttttcttcctttcacttTGGACTTAGATTTTAGTAAAAACACAGTTAGCAGGCTAAGGGAGAACTCTACCAGGAAAACCTCCCACCAGAAAGAGAGCAGCAAAAATAAACTGTGTATGACGCAACTCACTACAATCAGAAGGATAACAAACAATCCTTCAGcaatcagaagggtaaaaaagcagtaaaaagtCACAATTCTCACaaatttaaatgctttaatTGAAACCTTTAGCAGTGAGTGAGGGCAAGATCTACTGCCAGAATCTCAGCCTTCTCTGCAGATCTTTGAGTGCACTTGCACAAATAATACTGTAAGCTCCTACTCCAGCTGATGTCACTCGTGCCTATAGCTGTCCCAATCTGTTCTACCCCAATCTCTCCTACCCCACACTGAAGCTTACAGACATCCTCACCCATACTAGCACCAAAATTTATTTAACTAACCTGCAAAACGCAAAATGAACTggactttaaaagaaaacctgcAGGGAGGATTTTCCATCTGGCATCCAAAAGCATCTTGCAATTCCCAGAAACACAGATGGAAAAGAGTGAGGAAAGGTCTCAGCTTGGTAAAGAGGAAGTGGACCCTGGAGACAAATATTTTGGATTACTAGCTGTTGCTTTACTAACCAACTCTGCTGCTAGGCTGGGCAAAAGTAGACAATAGGTATAAGAGACCTGTTTTGTCCGTCTCTGAATAAAAACTCATTGTAACTACAAAAACGGATTGATCTCCAGGCTGTTCTTACTTGCAGGGCTCCTCACAGCAAACAGCCAGACAGCACCAGGTAACAGATGAAATGAGAGTGTGGGGAGGCAACAGCCACTGGAGGGCCACCCCACAGCAAGGACTTGGGAGTGGTGAGGTATgggaagaacagagaaaaaactATACATATTCTTACAGCCAAGTTCCCAATAAATAGTCACCTTCACCTCCTGGACAATGTGGCCCAGGTAGTAATAGCCATCAGTTTCTCTCCTTGCCAACACACGAGCTCCCCTCAGGAGACGGGAAGCCTCTGAGGACAAACCAATGAAATTCCTTTTGGCAGAGAGTATCATGGGCATGCCAAAGGGACCTGGGCTCCATGAACAAACAGGACagctgtggaaaacaaaaatacaagaaGTAATGAAAAGCTTGGCAACAGATACTCTGCAACTTACTGCAGTGCAAACAAACTAAATCAATGTGGAATGAAACCCCCACCCTGCAATAGCTGTCTTCATTCCCCAGCTCTTTGTTCTCTGCTTTTCCAGTGACCCACCTACAGATTATGAGCTTACTGTGTTATTGGGCATCCTGGCAGCAGAGAGCTACAGGAATCTTTATTAGCTGTGTGGCAGCACTGGACATGTGAGATGGATGTGGAGCTTGCCTGgaagggggaaggaggagatggaaacagaaaatgagCATGATTTTTTGAACACGTAAAttcttaaacagaaatattggcTACAAAGTTTAGATTTACTTTCACTTTATTACTTCTCTTCATAATTCTTCCACCATATCTTGTGGTACTATGCTTTTTATCTGTAAATTCATCACAGATGGTTTTGATTTTGAGAAATCAAGTTTGGAAAgaaggaatattaaaaaaaaccctctaagaACTAAATGATAAACCCCCTCTTGCACCTGGTTTCTATTCAGCTGCTAGGTGTGTAGCAGGGGTGGGCAGACAGTGACCACATgtgcattgctgctgctgctgtttacACAGCCCCCAAGCTCCCCTGGCATGCAAAGCTGAAAGGTCAATGAAAGGACCTGAGGTCAAGGAAGAGTGAAAAAGGGGGGCTTCAGTCTAGGGTGACAAAGTTGCCTCTGCAGGTCAAAGCCAGCAGTGGAGACATCTGGCCAAGAGCAAGatgggaaacaagggcacagGGAACAGGATACCAAGGActgaaaaaaggcagaaaaacaaaatataaggCAGTTGGAAAGCAGAACTGGCAATAAAACTATGAAGTTTGTATCAAAGCATTCAGCTTTTATGGAAAAACAAATTTGGTATAGAGCACACTGCAAGGTTGCAGTACGTTGCACATGGAAAGTAAAAACAGTGGTTGAAAAGTTTGCTGCAATTCCCTGtaaactgctgctgaaaatgCATTAGGGATGCTATAAGGctcagaggagcagggaaattAAAATCCCCTAACTACAGGGCTATCCACTGCTGTTTTAGCTGAGGATATCAGGTGTTTGGGGTGTTAACAGATGAAAAAGATATTATTACTTATTTAAAATACCTTCAGGAGGCTCACGGAAACTCTTCTTTGTAGAGTGTTATCTGATAAAGATTCAGGAGGAACTACCAGTGTGGATTAATCTTATATTGGCATCATACCTTgtcaggaggagcaggggagtGCTGGATTCCTTGAAAGGACTCTCCTGATAGTCTGGCTattttctccattattttttGCTTGCTTCTTCTGTGATCACCTCAATGTCCCAGAAGGCATACCAGGTGCACTACTGCATGCAACTGGTTTTCGACAAGAAGTTGGCAGAATTCCTCTGACCCTTGCTCTGGCACATATTGGTGAACAGATCCACCCACCGGCAGAACGGGTTTTATATCATCCTCAAAGTGTCGGGACTGAAaccaggctgcagctccaggaacacTGCCGAGCAGGCAAAACAGGCGCACCGCTGGAACACTtgtgggagagggaaaaagagaaagaacaaaactcTCTTAGATGCTCAGGTGGGAATTCTGTGCTGGGGATTTCTATGCCGAGGTGTCGCCCCTGCCTTCCCGCTCTGGCAACCGGCCCAGAGAGCGGGAACGGGCTCCGCACCAGCTGCTTCCTTCACGACACCCCGGCCCCCAGGGCGAGACCCTTATCCCGACCCCAGGGCGAGGCCCGCATCCCGGCCCCTTTGCTCCACAACCGGACTGCTCGGGCTGGACTGCCGGGCCGCCCAGGCTTGGACAGAGGGACGCGCTGCTCCTTTCGCCCCTTCCTTAAACACCAGCAGCTGAAGCCGTCCTCTCCCCCCGTCCCTCCAAAGAGGAGCGGCTTGGCTGAGGAGGTCGCCCCGCTCTGCGCACCCCGTGGGCGACGCCAACTTTTGGGGGAACTCACGGAGAACCCGCCCTTGGTGCCTCCCCAGCGCTCCCGGGCGCTGTGGGGAGCGAGGGGGCAGTGCGTGCTGTCTCCGTGCCCCGGGATACCTCCGTGCCCCGAGCCGAGCTGTCCCCGCGCCGCGGGCTCCCTCCCTTTCCCGGGATACCTCGGTGCCGGGGCTGTCTCCGTTTCCCGGGATACCTCGGTGCCGGGGCTGTCTCCGTTTCCCGGGATACCTCGGTGCCGGGCTGTCTCCGTTTCCCGGGATACCTCGGTGCCGGGGCTGCCTCCCTTTCCCGGGATACCTCGGTGCCGGGGCTGTCTCCGTTTCCCGGGATACCTCGGTGCCGGGACTGTCTCCGCCCCGGAAGGCGGCCGCGCCAATCGGCGGGGCTGTTGCTGTGCGCTGCGGGTGACATTGGGCACGGCCATGGTGGTGGCGGCGCTGGgccgggcggcggggcggctgctgcgggccggggccgccgtGCCCGGGCGGCGGCGGTGAGCGGGCGGGCCGGgcagcggggcgggcgggccggggccggggccggggccggggccggggccggggccggggccggggccggggccggagccggggccggcGGAGCCCGGAGTGAAGCGG from Poecile atricapillus isolate bPoeAtr1 chromosome Z, bPoeAtr1.hap1, whole genome shotgun sequence encodes:
- the LOC131592694 gene encoding trichohyalin-like, with the translated sequence MEKIARLSGESFQGIQHSPAPPDKASSTSISHVQCCHTANKDSCSSLLPGCPITHCPVCSWSPGPFGMPMILSAKRNFIGLSSEASRLLRGARVLARRETDGYYYLGHIVQEVKGSREGFLIEFDQSHALKGKVQHGQQETPVYDILHYEDARRQPLAPGDRVLAPWEAPAKRFGPGTVLRVVENTKAPLAHNERGVLVNFWNGQTKEVSSVQALRIPLPLSERIILELQMPLAARQMVVDSSLDYPYLVAPGYRASGHHRQGHLDLDCCPGALCSTHPCAKCSWGCTSLPQCCLGAWDPTRPAEGKVQQENAFIPRASLAEENLSKKIEQELSELRIASSESVSREEEKKEEKRLQMENIPKDVRRCLEEDHEVIETEKGPQREMAHAVVDAAVNTDSWLMETDHKEEAESRQQDAETEANFEHEHGLFESRVAEAPIQHSQGSPSLGSSALLPFRRQSFFAQVNQSLEKDSLTIRSALRVQRPHCATNLLAGRSTHPLNLLKDKSIMNKSILSGASQQRWKELDFNRAKIEHKRWQEEQRQLKREQQQEADGTRRQLRRDSQRQQLRQRTLQVLEKQLEHKERALQHMALLQAAGAERSRKESFFQEEEERKARQRLQFLKTQHLKREELQAESNKRSCEKERLEFLRSRMQSRQEALEQKSQEQDKQQNQHQAAKVRVFQRKESSHLKMEKEGKKLHALQQYLREQNLLLLRASLLA